Proteins encoded by one window of Acidipropionibacterium virtanenii:
- the cas2 gene encoding CRISPR-associated endonuclease Cas2 — translation MRQDSHRYLIAYDVPDDKRRGHMAVTLKRFGLRVQFSVFMVDCSPSHVLVLQRELEDIMDRDQDSVLVSDLGLSKTADDRAVTWLGHSRYIVGDGSMII, via the coding sequence ATGAGACAGGACAGTCATCGATATCTCATCGCCTACGACGTCCCCGATGACAAGCGACGGGGCCACATGGCTGTGACTCTCAAGCGGTTCGGATTGAGAGTTCAATTCAGTGTCTTCATGGTCGACTGCTCGCCCAGCCATGTGCTCGTCCTCCAGCGTGAGCTGGAGGACATCATGGACCGCGATCAGGACTCCGTGCTCGTCAGCGACCTTGGTCTCTCAAAGACGGCGGATGACCGGGCTGTGACATGGTTGGGGCACTCCCGCTACATCGTCGGAGACGGGTCGATGATCATCTGA
- the cas1 gene encoding CRISPR-associated endonuclease Cas1, translated as MDSDDTIPISLIAHTVFCPRRAWIEAQGEQVDSFAITAGTMAHKRVDNASESRPGAERAMLIHSEELGLTGRCDVVKEQDDQSLEIVEYKSTPSRRRALITESQRIQVIAQVICLEEMGHRVTGAGVYFTNHHTQIPIIIDDAARQECREWVQSTRNLIGAAQAPKPLLDDPRCVGCSHATVCLPDENRHMEGQKARSISVSDPDGTILHVMTPGARGSLRQGRVTVSKNGEELASVPLEKVCGIVVHGNVDLSSALIREMLWRRLTVVWCSGRGRVIGWASSADSPNGQARVHQHVMSELGSLPIAQQIIRAKIGNQATMIRRNGDRPDLVTELRALARATETMPSLPEVFALEGRAAQIYFSGLPSMLKGAEARAFLNTWPGRHGRGATDPLNAAMNFTYSLLLSDCIRALAACGLDPHAGFLHSPSRNKPALALDLMEEFRAPIADSVVLTCINNGALTTDMFSHTLGDSRLSTQGRNAIVSAYERRVTTEISHPSFGYTVSWRRAIEVQARIILGVVDGTRNEYKGMTVR; from the coding sequence ATGGACTCAGATGACACGATTCCAATCAGCCTGATCGCACACACCGTCTTCTGCCCTCGCCGGGCCTGGATCGAGGCCCAAGGAGAGCAGGTGGACAGTTTCGCGATCACCGCCGGGACGATGGCTCACAAGCGCGTCGACAACGCCTCCGAGTCTCGTCCCGGCGCAGAACGAGCGATGCTCATCCACAGTGAGGAACTGGGCCTCACCGGCCGCTGCGACGTCGTCAAAGAGCAGGATGATCAGTCACTGGAAATTGTGGAGTACAAGTCGACGCCGTCACGAAGGCGGGCTTTGATCACCGAGTCACAGCGGATCCAGGTGATCGCCCAAGTCATCTGCCTTGAGGAGATGGGCCATCGCGTCACCGGCGCCGGCGTGTACTTCACCAACCATCACACTCAGATTCCCATCATCATCGACGATGCCGCGCGACAGGAGTGCCGCGAATGGGTTCAGAGCACTCGTAACCTGATCGGCGCCGCTCAGGCCCCCAAACCACTCCTTGACGATCCTCGATGCGTGGGCTGCTCACACGCCACCGTCTGCCTCCCGGACGAGAACCGTCATATGGAAGGCCAGAAGGCGAGGAGTATTTCGGTCTCCGATCCTGATGGGACGATCCTGCACGTCATGACTCCGGGCGCTCGTGGATCGCTTAGACAGGGGCGAGTCACCGTGTCGAAGAACGGCGAGGAACTCGCCAGCGTTCCACTGGAGAAGGTGTGTGGGATCGTTGTCCACGGCAACGTGGACCTGTCGAGTGCCCTCATCCGGGAGATGCTCTGGCGGCGTCTGACTGTGGTGTGGTGCAGTGGCCGGGGCCGCGTCATCGGCTGGGCCTCAAGCGCCGATTCGCCGAACGGTCAGGCTCGGGTCCATCAGCATGTGATGTCTGAACTCGGCTCTCTGCCGATCGCCCAGCAGATCATCCGAGCAAAGATAGGGAATCAGGCCACAATGATCCGCCGGAACGGTGATCGGCCCGATCTGGTCACCGAACTGAGAGCCTTGGCACGGGCGACCGAGACGATGCCCTCTCTGCCCGAGGTGTTCGCCCTGGAAGGCCGCGCCGCCCAGATCTACTTCTCGGGGTTGCCGTCCATGCTCAAGGGCGCCGAGGCGCGGGCGTTCTTGAACACATGGCCGGGCCGGCATGGTCGAGGGGCCACCGATCCGCTGAATGCCGCGATGAACTTCACCTACAGCTTGCTCCTGTCCGACTGCATCCGGGCGCTGGCCGCCTGTGGTCTTGATCCGCACGCAGGGTTTCTCCACTCCCCGAGCAGGAACAAGCCGGCTCTCGCCCTGGACCTGATGGAGGAGTTCCGCGCGCCGATCGCAGACTCAGTGGTCCTCACCTGCATCAACAACGGTGCCCTCACGACGGATATGTTCTCGCACACCTTGGGCGACTCGCGTCTCTCCACTCAGGGCCGGAATGCCATCGTCTCCGCCTACGAGCGCAGGGTGACCACCGAGATCTCCCATCCCAGCTTCGGCTACACGGTCTCGTGGCGCCGAGCGATCGAAGTGCAGGCTCGGATCATCCTGGGAGTCGTGGACGGCACACGGAATGAGTACAAGGGAATGACAGTCCGATGA
- the cas3g gene encoding type I-G CRISPR-associated helicase/endonuclease Cas3g encodes MTLTISDFPRFFAEINDHNEPFPWQVRLVDTIFEQGRWPDAITAPTGSGKSAVVEAHIFLAALSAAGSGPRLPRRLCVVVDRRALVDSQADRAQRVLDWLTTSADPLAQEMTAALASITIAPDSGPVILANLRGGIASDRTWIDDPSACAVICATPDMWGSRLLMRGYGTSRAARPREAGLLGMDSVVVIDEAHLSRQLLGTARWVSRYVAKTSPTLGVPGLQVVESSATARTDNGGTEIGISAEDLEYPGLEPRMTRPKPVRIVRSPDWNGRKATAKYLATLATEARLLRETRTGGTIGCIVNNVNTALRLAEELGDNCPCWVGPMRPMDLARLKAQFPDLFGIAGRQDRESPQFLVATQTVEVGIDVDFVGLLTELAPADSLAQRFGRVNRKGSRHDGPITVIGPDESAVKDQLPYVESDLRNGDSWLAQLTGTGDARPQHVMDVPPPSKSPEREIVKLPHPGDAMRWEATADTLLADEELELWIRDSLRPDQLEGGLVIRGPLPDDDALVLPLLDATSPIQDEVFPVTLWRLRQVVLGILTGNGSHARAFVLRNDEVSSVVKSDDDTVDIRSGDVVFIDTGHAVTRKGVVVDDATRPEGDLETGWGAVGTQVIMDGDRESHWLTDLCGLDDDDAQEEFLRSGGIGVVTRGPDVVEGVRLAWIVVRPPGAIEDNESIRQLWTRSGDLVTLADHQEGVADRATNLADSIGLASEAREALSVAGLHHDDGKSDQRFQRYRLNAPNDAPVLAKSPARSAQAASRRRWSGGLPRGWRHELRSVAVAWPVIEESNDPELVARLIGTSHGHGRVLPQLDAPSLINDCDDEALKERIMDLFVSGEWCSLMSRTSWRLGAWTCCYLEAVLRAADCRVSKEGS; translated from the coding sequence ATGACGCTCACCATTTCTGATTTTCCACGATTCTTCGCGGAGATCAACGACCATAACGAACCATTCCCATGGCAGGTTCGACTGGTCGACACCATTTTCGAACAAGGACGATGGCCCGACGCCATCACGGCACCCACTGGGTCCGGGAAAAGCGCCGTGGTCGAGGCCCACATCTTCCTGGCTGCTCTGAGCGCCGCCGGGTCCGGCCCGAGGCTTCCCCGGCGTCTGTGCGTGGTCGTCGATCGACGAGCGCTTGTCGACTCCCAGGCCGACCGGGCCCAGCGTGTTCTGGACTGGCTGACGACCTCGGCCGATCCGCTCGCGCAGGAAATGACAGCAGCCCTGGCGTCCATCACTATCGCCCCGGACTCCGGTCCCGTCATCCTCGCCAATCTCCGTGGTGGTATCGCCTCGGACCGGACCTGGATCGACGATCCGAGCGCGTGTGCGGTGATCTGCGCCACCCCAGACATGTGGGGCAGCCGGCTTCTCATGCGCGGCTACGGAACCAGTAGGGCCGCTCGCCCAAGAGAGGCAGGTCTGCTGGGGATGGACTCGGTCGTCGTCATTGATGAGGCGCATCTCTCGAGACAGCTTCTCGGGACAGCGCGTTGGGTCTCTCGGTACGTTGCCAAGACATCCCCAACCCTCGGGGTACCGGGCCTCCAGGTCGTTGAGTCGTCGGCAACGGCACGGACCGACAATGGCGGCACAGAGATCGGCATCTCCGCCGAGGATCTCGAGTATCCGGGCCTCGAGCCACGCATGACTCGGCCCAAGCCCGTTCGGATCGTCCGCTCACCGGATTGGAACGGCCGAAAGGCCACGGCGAAGTACCTCGCAACTCTTGCGACTGAGGCACGATTGCTTCGCGAGACCCGCACCGGCGGCACGATCGGCTGCATCGTTAACAACGTCAATACCGCGCTGAGGCTCGCCGAGGAACTCGGCGACAACTGCCCATGCTGGGTCGGCCCGATGCGACCGATGGACCTGGCACGCCTGAAGGCGCAGTTCCCGGATCTGTTCGGGATCGCCGGACGCCAGGACCGTGAATCACCTCAGTTCCTGGTCGCCACTCAGACCGTCGAGGTCGGAATCGACGTCGACTTCGTCGGGTTGCTCACCGAGCTGGCCCCGGCCGACAGCCTTGCCCAACGCTTCGGACGCGTGAACCGAAAGGGCTCCAGGCACGATGGTCCGATCACCGTGATCGGCCCCGATGAGTCAGCCGTCAAGGATCAACTCCCCTACGTGGAGTCGGATCTCCGTAACGGAGATTCCTGGTTGGCTCAGCTCACCGGTACCGGGGACGCCAGACCCCAGCACGTCATGGATGTTCCCCCGCCGTCCAAGTCCCCAGAGAGGGAGATCGTGAAACTCCCCCACCCGGGCGACGCTATGCGGTGGGAGGCGACCGCAGACACGTTGCTCGCGGACGAGGAGCTGGAACTGTGGATCCGGGACTCACTCCGCCCCGATCAGCTCGAGGGCGGACTCGTGATTCGTGGTCCCCTACCCGACGACGACGCTTTGGTGTTGCCACTTCTGGACGCCACCTCACCTATCCAGGACGAAGTCTTCCCTGTCACCCTCTGGAGGCTCCGGCAGGTGGTCTTGGGGATCCTCACGGGTAACGGATCTCATGCCAGGGCCTTTGTCTTGCGGAATGACGAAGTGAGCAGCGTGGTCAAGTCTGATGACGACACAGTCGACATCCGTAGTGGGGACGTGGTCTTCATTGACACAGGCCACGCAGTGACTCGCAAAGGGGTAGTGGTCGACGACGCCACTCGACCCGAAGGTGATCTGGAAACCGGGTGGGGCGCCGTGGGCACCCAGGTCATCATGGATGGCGATCGGGAAAGTCACTGGCTCACAGATCTCTGTGGTCTCGATGATGACGATGCCCAGGAAGAGTTCCTGCGCTCCGGCGGTATCGGGGTGGTCACTAGGGGCCCCGATGTCGTGGAAGGTGTCAGACTCGCCTGGATTGTCGTGCGTCCCCCCGGCGCGATTGAGGACAACGAATCGATCCGCCAGCTGTGGACGAGGTCCGGAGATCTGGTGACATTGGCCGACCATCAAGAAGGCGTCGCGGATCGCGCCACCAACCTGGCAGACTCCATCGGGCTTGCCTCGGAGGCCCGGGAGGCCCTGTCTGTGGCAGGACTCCATCACGACGACGGCAAGTCCGACCAGCGATTCCAGAGGTACCGGCTCAATGCCCCGAACGACGCCCCAGTTCTCGCGAAGAGCCCTGCGCGGAGTGCCCAGGCAGCGTCGCGAAGGAGATGGTCCGGAGGACTACCAAGAGGCTGGCGTCATGAACTGCGGTCGGTGGCCGTCGCATGGCCGGTCATTGAAGAGAGCAACGACCCGGAGTTGGTCGCTCGGCTCATTGGAACAAGCCACGGGCACGGACGAGTCCTCCCCCAACTCGATGCACCGTCGCTGATCAATGACTGCGATGACGAAGCACTCAAGGAACGCATCATGGACCTGTTCGTCAGCGGGGAATGGTGCTCACTCATGAGCCGTACGAGTTGGCGCCTCGGCGCCTGGACATGCTGCTACCTCGAAGCAGTGCTGCGCGCAGCCGACTGCCGCGTCTCCAAGGAGGGATCATGA
- the csb2 gene encoding type I-G CRISPR-associated protein Csb2, which produces MPPLTIRARFPLGMFQGHLEDGSPSRLPDTARLYSALINAAGNGTAADPIKGQLRISSESAAALNWLEHHPPTELMVPEYVPAYSSVTSYRDEGTLEKPPKSNAPRIKKSGRTVSTATALAGPVGWFWDEAPSHVHETIGRLCGDVSCLGESDTPVVLTIEPIETTHKLISEPSELHPRGISVRTPAPGRLDELERAWEREHPTKFPTKANDKARQTERTSGSPIPRAALQVLQYEVPTRPVSPDPWPFAFAIPVERALRPEEVVDWCVATHRMLVSRMGDSAPASVTGAFPRGVRNPANRVAIQYVPSSFMADRHGTGPSADEFSNGALMILLPAGLEPADQAQILRALDAPTLRVWMRTQSGSGQDLKLGSPSLIGLHDFWPEVRSGWRRTWRSARGLVPETRRQNDHPDLGRWGFEEAALLSLFHVFRDHLPDLPRRDYWAMVQAVTDKSLAVRVLSTHRISDSRVDRYVHKAPKAIGAVQPYSAEFELGHLVGNRALISLGQSRHLGGGLLVPVDTPEES; this is translated from the coding sequence ATGCCTCCGCTGACCATCAGAGCCCGCTTCCCACTCGGGATGTTCCAGGGCCACTTGGAAGACGGCTCACCGTCACGACTGCCTGATACGGCTCGGTTGTATTCCGCCCTTATCAACGCTGCGGGCAACGGCACAGCGGCAGACCCCATAAAAGGCCAGCTGCGAATCTCATCCGAGTCGGCCGCCGCGCTGAACTGGCTCGAGCATCATCCGCCGACCGAACTGATGGTGCCGGAGTACGTCCCGGCATACTCCTCGGTCACCAGTTACAGGGATGAAGGCACGCTCGAAAAACCCCCGAAGAGCAACGCCCCCCGAATCAAGAAGTCCGGTCGCACGGTCAGCACAGCTACGGCGCTAGCCGGACCGGTCGGCTGGTTCTGGGATGAGGCACCCTCACACGTGCATGAGACGATCGGGCGTCTGTGTGGTGACGTCTCGTGTCTGGGTGAGTCCGACACCCCCGTCGTGCTGACCATCGAGCCCATCGAGACAACCCACAAACTCATCTCGGAACCCAGCGAACTCCATCCGAGGGGAATCTCAGTGCGTACTCCCGCGCCCGGGCGACTTGATGAGCTCGAGCGCGCATGGGAAAGGGAGCATCCCACAAAATTCCCGACCAAGGCGAATGACAAGGCGAGGCAGACCGAGCGTACCTCGGGATCACCGATCCCCCGCGCCGCGCTGCAGGTGCTCCAGTACGAAGTACCGACTCGTCCTGTCTCACCGGACCCGTGGCCATTCGCATTCGCCATTCCGGTAGAACGCGCTCTGCGTCCCGAGGAGGTCGTCGACTGGTGTGTGGCGACACATCGGATGCTGGTGTCTCGAATGGGAGACTCCGCACCGGCCAGCGTCACTGGAGCCTTTCCGCGAGGTGTGCGGAACCCGGCGAATCGAGTCGCCATCCAGTACGTTCCCTCGAGCTTCATGGCGGATCGTCACGGGACCGGCCCAAGCGCCGACGAGTTCAGCAATGGTGCACTCATGATCCTCCTGCCAGCAGGTCTTGAACCGGCGGATCAGGCACAGATCCTCCGCGCTCTCGATGCTCCGACGTTGCGTGTCTGGATGCGCACTCAGAGCGGATCCGGGCAGGACTTGAAGCTCGGGTCTCCATCGCTGATCGGCCTGCATGACTTCTGGCCGGAGGTTCGCTCTGGGTGGCGGCGTACTTGGCGCAGTGCAAGAGGCCTGGTGCCCGAGACCCGGCGTCAGAATGACCATCCGGACCTTGGGCGATGGGGGTTCGAGGAGGCTGCCCTACTGTCCCTGTTCCATGTGTTCAGGGATCATCTACCGGATCTGCCGAGGCGGGACTACTGGGCAATGGTCCAAGCGGTGACGGACAAGTCCCTGGCCGTGCGAGTGCTTTCGACCCATCGCATCAGTGATTCGCGGGTCGACCGGTATGTGCACAAGGCACCGAAGGCAATCGGCGCGGTGCAGCCATACAGCGCTGAATTTGAGCTGGGCCATCTGGTCGGGAATCGAGCACTCATCAGCCTCGGCCAGTCACGGCATCTGGGCGGAGGCCTGCTTGTCCCCGTCGACACTCCGGAGGAGTCATGA
- the cas7g gene encoding type I-G CRISPR-associated RAMP protein Csb1/Cas7g produces the protein MNTLTYTDVESACRAGGATVLSSITDLIPAAGPHAGIAPARYVRGSNGTYAYETRYIDGEAKSAVVIDGKASQINRIEDAIALAIQEGDAALTRMPSIRVTYEGHMELTSFDYQLPHRYTDGHIRFGSHDGKPVTEAPEYVAARNATTADATALLELSPVSLVLGSWDSTRKAHQARYRSCAVGEIIGVLADQSEHGRRPSPRGAARKDDLAPSVQLTEKDMLTLLKTQESEMSANTVEGIKKKAKAAKSGKTSASVLGLGSIPPSLDALGLVSCSSIIRSHVLTFSALRQIRFGTDNEANVACRALLAALALHGIALGDEELNLRANCDLREAGETRVALDGRRGTQREIAPLTRDVTGPLLAEAIDAAETKAGIRWEGQVFEVTGNPIILGGIDADADEA, from the coding sequence ATGAACACCCTCACCTACACCGACGTTGAGTCGGCATGCCGCGCCGGTGGCGCAACCGTCCTCTCCTCCATCACCGACCTCATCCCGGCCGCCGGCCCCCACGCCGGCATCGCACCGGCCCGCTACGTTCGCGGCAGCAACGGCACATATGCCTACGAGACTCGATACATCGACGGTGAAGCGAAGAGCGCCGTCGTCATTGATGGGAAAGCCAGCCAGATCAACCGCATCGAGGACGCGATCGCTCTCGCCATTCAGGAGGGCGACGCGGCGCTCACTCGCATGCCGAGCATCCGTGTCACCTACGAGGGCCATATGGAGCTCACATCGTTCGACTACCAGTTGCCCCACCGTTACACCGACGGCCACATCCGCTTCGGCTCCCACGACGGCAAACCGGTCACCGAGGCCCCTGAATATGTCGCTGCGCGAAATGCCACAACCGCCGACGCGACCGCGCTCCTCGAACTCAGCCCTGTCAGTCTCGTGCTCGGCTCGTGGGATTCCACCCGGAAGGCTCATCAGGCCAGATACCGATCCTGCGCGGTGGGTGAGATCATTGGGGTCCTCGCCGATCAGAGCGAGCACGGGCGCAGGCCCTCTCCCCGCGGAGCAGCCCGGAAAGATGACTTGGCTCCCAGCGTCCAGCTGACCGAGAAGGACATGTTGACGCTCTTGAAGACCCAGGAGTCCGAGATGTCCGCCAACACTGTCGAAGGCATCAAGAAGAAGGCCAAGGCCGCCAAATCCGGGAAAACGTCGGCATCGGTACTCGGCCTTGGATCCATTCCCCCCAGCCTGGACGCACTCGGTCTGGTCTCGTGCAGCTCCATCATCCGGTCTCACGTCCTCACCTTCAGCGCGCTGCGACAGATCCGGTTCGGCACAGACAACGAAGCCAATGTCGCCTGCCGCGCGCTGCTTGCGGCTCTGGCTCTCCACGGCATCGCCCTGGGCGACGAAGAACTCAATCTGCGTGCGAACTGCGATCTCCGTGAGGCAGGCGAGACACGCGTTGCGCTTGACGGCCGTCGAGGAACCCAGCGTGAGATCGCCCCGCTGACCCGCGACGTCACCGGACCTCTGCTCGCCGAGGCCATCGATGCGGCAGAGACGAAGGCGGGGATCCGTTGGGAAGGTCAGGTGTTCGAAGTGACGGGGAACCCGATCATTCTCGGCGGAATCGACGCCGATGCGGACGAGGCCTGA
- a CDS encoding CynX/NimT family MFS transporter, whose amino-acid sequence MSSSPSSPASSGATSPAWQAAVPAITFLLFVSLLRSPITAIPPLLGRIGAALDMSAGEMGALTSIPVFCFGILTPLASMVLRRLEVNVAALWALGLIMAGALIRSSGSVWAAFGGTAVIASGMTMGNLIAPMVIARDFRSRTALMTASYSAAINVAVTLSTALAVPLALVIGWQGSSAAWALVPGIVAAVIWWRVFPPHGRGSEAAVIAERGKARKATSTPAPPSPTGTTGRRKHGVRMASWPLAWIMAAAFAGHNFSYYSIVAWLPTALRDTAGMGESGAGVASSVFQVTAIIGPLLVPIMMNRLGWPILRIIVVVSCAWLALPFGMLLAPSVWFAWCILGGMAQGAFFSALFTVVIQRTETPDENRQLTALIQTTGYIVAAVGPILIGHLHSVVGGWSLPFGVIGTGTVVMTVCAIIAVRDRSTPPGRAETATP is encoded by the coding sequence ATGTCCTCATCGCCGTCTTCGCCTGCCTCCTCCGGGGCCACCTCGCCTGCCTGGCAGGCGGCCGTCCCCGCCATCACCTTCCTTCTCTTCGTCTCCCTGCTGCGCTCCCCGATCACCGCGATCCCGCCGCTGCTGGGCCGCATCGGCGCCGCTCTCGACATGAGCGCCGGCGAGATGGGCGCCCTCACCTCGATCCCGGTGTTCTGCTTCGGCATCCTCACCCCTCTCGCCTCGATGGTGCTGCGGCGTCTCGAGGTGAACGTCGCGGCCCTGTGGGCGCTCGGGCTCATCATGGCCGGCGCTCTCATCCGTTCCTCGGGTTCGGTGTGGGCCGCCTTCGGGGGCACGGCCGTCATCGCTTCCGGCATGACGATGGGCAACCTCATCGCCCCCATGGTGATCGCCCGCGACTTCCGCAGCCGCACGGCGCTGATGACCGCCTCCTATTCGGCGGCGATCAACGTCGCCGTCACCCTCTCGACGGCGTTGGCGGTGCCGTTGGCCCTGGTCATCGGATGGCAGGGGTCCTCGGCCGCCTGGGCCCTGGTGCCCGGCATCGTCGCCGCCGTCATCTGGTGGAGGGTCTTCCCGCCCCATGGGCGCGGCTCAGAGGCGGCCGTCATCGCCGAACGCGGCAAGGCCCGCAAAGCCACCTCGACCCCGGCACCACCATCTCCGACCGGGACGACCGGCCGACGGAAGCACGGCGTCCGGATGGCCTCCTGGCCGCTGGCCTGGATCATGGCCGCCGCCTTCGCCGGCCACAACTTCTCCTACTACTCGATCGTCGCCTGGCTGCCCACCGCCCTGCGCGACACCGCAGGAATGGGGGAGTCCGGTGCCGGCGTGGCCTCCAGCGTCTTCCAGGTGACGGCGATCATCGGGCCACTGCTCGTCCCCATCATGATGAACCGCCTGGGTTGGCCGATCCTGCGGATCATCGTCGTCGTCAGCTGCGCCTGGCTCGCCCTGCCCTTCGGGATGCTCCTGGCGCCGAGCGTCTGGTTCGCGTGGTGCATTCTCGGCGGTATGGCGCAGGGGGCCTTCTTCAGCGCCCTGTTCACCGTCGTCATCCAGCGCACTGAGACTCCGGACGAGAACCGTCAGCTCACCGCGCTCATCCAGACCACCGGTTACATCGTCGCCGCCGTCGGCCCGATCCTCATCGGGCACCTGCACTCCGTGGTCGGCGGATGGTCGCTGCCCTTCGGGGTCATCGGAACCGGCACCGTCGTCATGACGGTCTGCGCGATCATCGCGGTGCGCGACAGATCCACCCCGCCGGGACGCGCCGAGACCGCCACCCCCTGA
- the chaB gene encoding putative cation transport regulator ChaB, with amino-acid sequence MPYSDTNELPDSVQRVLPMHAQDIYKEAYNNALDQYKDPKSRRGNESQEEVAHKVAWSAVKDEYAKGDDGKWHRR; translated from the coding sequence ATGCCGTACTCAGACACCAATGAACTGCCCGATTCTGTGCAGCGGGTGCTCCCCATGCATGCGCAGGACATCTACAAGGAGGCGTACAACAACGCCCTCGATCAGTACAAGGATCCGAAGTCGCGTCGTGGCAACGAGAGTCAGGAGGAGGTGGCGCACAAGGTGGCCTGGTCCGCCGTCAAGGACGAGTACGCCAAGGGCGACGACGGGAAGTGGCACCGTCGCTGA